The segment AATCCTCTCCGCATGTCATCCCCGAATGTTCCCCAATAAAGCTTGTATCCGAAAGTATTAATCGGATAACACTTGGGGACAGGATTAATCGGGGATCCATAAATAAAAGACTGGATTCCCGCTTCCGCGGGAATGACAGAGCGGCGGGTTCCCGCTCCCTGCATACGCAAGGACAAGTTTCGCGGGAATGGCAGAGCGGTGGATTCCAGTTCCCTCATGGTCGAGGATAAGCTGCGCGGGAATGACAAAATTGGCCTCTCACACATTAGTTCAGGATAGGCCGTTTGATTGCTTAGGATGAGCAAGGACGAACACCTCAAGTTTTAAATCATGCTTCGACCCTTCGACCAGGCTCAGGGCAGGCTAGGCTCAGCATGAGCGGATACTTATCCGCTGGAAAAACGTTTTTAAAAACTCCGTTCATCCTTCAGGATGATAAGGTTGGGTTTACTTATCAGGCTTCACTAATTAAAGAAAGAACATAATAGGCCAAAAGTTGTGGACAGTTGGCTGTGTAATACTATCGTATTAAGGAAAAAAAGACCAAAGTCCAGTTGAAAATAACCGGTAAACGTAATAGAGTCTAGATAATGTCAGGGTTAGTGTTATGGTATATGTGGAGGATTGTGTATGGTTTACAGTAAAGGAAATTTATATACAGCCATTTTTCTCGTGGCTGCAGTCTTAGCGTGCGGACCCAAGAGCCCCGAATCAATGCTTCCCAAAGAATACACGGCCACTTCAGAGGAAGAGAAAGAGACTAATCTATTGAACCGAAGGATTGCTGCGGAGGCGTTTACGCAATCGGTAACTGATGACTATAAAATCGGCCCTGGAGACCTTTTGGATGTCAGTGTGTATGAGGCCGCTGACTTGAGTGACACGGTGAGGGTTAATGCAAACGGTATGGTGACTTACCCCCTTTTGGGTGAGGTAGAACTGGGCGGGCTTACTGCAAGAGAGGCGGAGCAGAGGCTCGAGGAGCTTATAGAGGCCAAGTACGTGAAGGACCCTCACATTACAGTCTTTGTCAAAGAATATAGGAGTAAACAGGTTGCGGTCATCGGAGCAGTGAACAAGCCGGGTAACTATGAGTTATTGGGTAAAGGGAGGCTTCTGGATGCTCTGGCGCTAGCCGGGGGGCTTAAACCGGATTCAGGGAGGGTGGCCTACGTAGCCCACCAAGGCCAGGACGGGCAGGTGGAGATAGATTTAGACCAACTGCTGGTTAAAGGGGATCCCCAATTAAATCTACCGATAAGCATGGGGGATACGATCTTTGTCCCGGAGGCCGGAACGTTCTATGTAAACGGCGCATTCAAAAAGCCGGGGTCATTTCGACTCACGGACAACGTTACCGTGAGCCAAGCCGTACAAATAGCCGGGGGGTTATCTACCGGTGCTCAAGCCTCGGATGCAAAGCTTATCCGCTACAAAGACGGCCAGAGAGAGGTAATCCCGGTTGACTTAGATGCCATCGAAGAAGGGGCGCAAAAGGATATCGCTTTGCAGGACCAAGATGTTTTATACGTCGGTAAAAATCCGATTATAGCTCTATTTCAAACGATTAGAATAGGGATGCGCTTTTTCCCGTTTTACGTAACTGGCTCGGCGCCTGAGTGATAAAAGGAGAGATATCAGTATGGAAACAGAAGAAAAAGAAGGAAAGCTCATGCCATCCAGCGGCAGGAAACTCAAGAGATACGATGAAGACCTGGAGATCGTAACCACAACACCTGCTGCCGATGGTGATGAGATAGATCCCTATACCTATTTGCAGGTTATATGGAGGCACAAAAATGCATGCCTCATCTTTTTCTTTGCTGTAATAGCAACGGCAATTTTAGTATCGATTCTCACAAAGCCGATGTATATGGCTACTTCCACCGTGGAAATCGCTCTACAAAACCCGAATATCGTTAATTTCCGAGAAGTAGGACAAGTAAATACGAGTGACCCTGCTTTTTTCAATACCCAAAGGGACCTTATCAAGAGCCGGGCGATGGCCGAGGCTGTTCTTGCCAAATTCAATCTTTGGGACCATCCCGACTTTGAGGTATCTCAAACCAATTTTAATCCCATCTCCATCATATTCTCATACATGGCCAAAACCGTTCGTAAGTTTGTGAAACCTGTTGAAGATACGACCACTCAATTAACAGATGGCTCTACACAGTCCGGTGAAGGCGAGGGGGACGGGAGCGTTGATTCTCTTGGTGAATACGATCCGGAGAAGATAAAACGGGACTCGGTAATCAATACATTCTTATCCAGGATTCTGGTGGAACCGTCCGCAGATTCGCGTTTAATCACCATAAGTTTTCAGGCTTACAGCCCGAAGTTCGCCGCGCAAATGGCTGATGCCATAGCCGACACCTTTGTCGAGTGGAGCCAGGAGCGGAGGCTTGAGGCTACCAGAAGTGCAAGGGAATTCCTACAAAAGCAGCTTGCAGAGGTTAAAGCAAATGTGCAGGACTCCGAACAGGCGTTATATCAGTTCTTGGCTAAGAATGAAATCATTGGTCTTGATAAGAACATGAGTCTCATATATCGCCAGCTTGATGAGCTGCAAAAGTCATTAGCCCAGGCCGCCACCGAAAAAACGACAAAAG is part of the Thermodesulfobacteriota bacterium genome and harbors:
- a CDS encoding polysaccharide biosynthesis/export family protein — protein: MVYSKGNLYTAIFLVAAVLACGPKSPESMLPKEYTATSEEEKETNLLNRRIAAEAFTQSVTDDYKIGPGDLLDVSVYEAADLSDTVRVNANGMVTYPLLGEVELGGLTAREAEQRLEELIEAKYVKDPHITVFVKEYRSKQVAVIGAVNKPGNYELLGKGRLLDALALAGGLKPDSGRVAYVAHQGQDGQVEIDLDQLLVKGDPQLNLPISMGDTIFVPEAGTFYVNGAFKKPGSFRLTDNVTVSQAVQIAGGLSTGAQASDAKLIRYKDGQREVIPVDLDAIEEGAQKDIALQDQDVLYVGKNPIIALFQTIRIGMRFFPFYVTGSAPE